The segment TTCTCCGGGTCCCTCTTGAACCCCTTCAAATTTGTCTGGGCTACACGGCTTCCACGATTTGTACCCAATTTTATCACAAATCTTAAATTAAAACAAACTTTTGTTCAAACCAAAAGGAAGACTGATTTTCGAAACCTTCCGCATCCAGATATTGTTTCTGGGATTCCAAGGTTCTTTCGCATTCtcatgaagaaaaaagaggtGCATCCCGCTTGCTCTCTCGTTGGgtctctccctccccaccTTTCATATCAATCGATCCCTCGTACCTCGTAGCTACCCAGGTGCAGTCCCCATACTCTCTGCTCGCACTCGCACGCGCGCTGGACTCGTTGTTCTGGCCGTTCTGGCTGTTCTGGCTGTTCTGGCTGCTCTCATACTTTGCCTACCCACCGCGCCACCGACTTCCTCTACCTGGTACCCTACCTTTGCTCCCGGACTCGGACAATTTATGGGCAGTGGTAAAACATTGACAAGTTCTAATCTGAGGAACCACGACGAATTACTGCCTAGGTACACTTTGCACGAAAAAAGCTACTAGGTgcatttgaaatcttttgagTTTTGACCAACAAAacgttcattcattcattcatttactcGCTCGctcacccatccacccactcCTCCCTCCGTTCATtcattgaagaagattgcAAATCCTGGTTCCAGATCACAAATCACCATTGCACAAAACCCCCCGTTTCTAAATCCTTCTACGAgtaagagagaaaagaaagaagtcaTTAAGTCTTAGATTCAAGAATTCGAGAGACCTAAAACCCTTAGTCTTCCCGATTTTCCGTCTTCCATTGTCCGTCAACccatcaatattgattgactgaCCCAACTGTCTCCATCAACGAAACCCCATTCGTGTTCCGATTCactattatattcatatttatttatatatttgttattttgtcGTTGATTGTTGCATTATTGCCGTTCCAattactattactattatttattactCAATTTCCACACTCAAGCATTTGCCATGCATCTTGATTCACTTCTTATTATAACGACTTAGCATTGGCAACTGTCGTTGATTCCCCCCGCAGTCGCCCGGAATTTGCAGTTCTGCCAATATTCTGCGTGCGACTTTCCGTCAATTCCTTCCCAGTACTTGGCAGACACGATTTAAGACTTGGCACCGCGaacatatcatatattatattagcaTGTGCGCGAATGCCACTTCCACGGCCCAGTCGTCGCCGACCGCATCGACAGGTCGCTCTCTGTTTTCTAGATTGACTGCCCCATTGAAGTCCCGTACGCGCAACCTGGCCGACTTCCATATCGAACCACTTGAACCTCATCGGCGATATGCACCAGGGGATCTGGTAAGGGGTGCCGTGGTGTTGACTGTTGTCAAACCCGTTCGCATCACTCACCTCACTGTCTGCCTACATGGTTTCATACACGTCTACAAGAATGCCAATGGCGCGAACGAGCCTCTGCCAGACACAGTGACGTATGCCTCGGGCAACCCCATGAAGTCACAATACTTTGGGAATGGTTATTGCTCACTCTTCCAAGATGAAGTTATATTATGTGGTGAAGGTAGACTTGATGCTGGagtatatagatttaatttcGAACTGGAATTTCCCACCAAGGGTATTCCGACAAGCGTCGATGTAGGCAACTTTTGAGCAAACCCCAATGCGACTTGGACTAATGAATGTGATTAGTTTGAAAGGGGAACGATATCATATCAGATCTCTTCGACGATTACCCGGCCAACTACAATAGCTGCGACCTCGATGTGCGAAAGGAAGGTTGAGCTGGTTGAGAGAGTGGATGTTGGTCCCTTGGGTCCACCCCGACCCCGAACAATATCACTGGAACCTATTTCGAGACGagcaaagaggaagaagtccATTAAGCCGAAAGACCAGCCCCCATCTCGCGAACATGCGGACACAAGATCCATTAGTGATACAACTGAAGCTACGTCACCGCGACCGGATGACTCGGCGAGCCAAGTGGATATGCATGATAACCAAATGCAACCTCGAAGTCCGGCGCAAAGCGATGTCCAAAGCACTTTCAGTACAGACAGTACGATAAGCAGTAGTACTGGCCTCAGCTTTCGGTTGGGACCTGTTCCATCATCGGCACGGTCTGCTCGAGATAGCCAAGGCAACAGCAGCAATTCCCTAGACGATAAAACCATCACAGCTACAATCGAATTACTCAAGTCCGGATGCTTACCAGGAGATTATCTGCCGGTCAAAATTACTGTACAGCACACTAAGGCTATCAAAAGTATGCATGGCATTATAATTACATTTTACAGACAAGGCCGAATAGATTCTTCGCCTCCTCTATCACTGTTCAAGGATATCAAAGGGAAAGAAGCTGAAAGGCTTAAGCATGAAGAATATTACCCTAAATCTAAGACCGGCTTAGGTGGTCTGTCACTAAGTTCCGCTGGATCGACTAGTGTCTTCCGAAAAGATCTTTCGCAGACATTTGCGCCACTCATTGTTGACCCTTCAACTTTGACTGCACACGTTACAGCATCTATCAGAGTTCCCGAAGACTGCTTTCCAACTATAAGTGGCGTGCCTGGCCAGATGGtaaacttcaaataccaAGTTGAAGTTGTAGTTGATCTGGGAGGGAAATTAGCCGGCCAACAACGACACGTGCCACGCATTGGAACAGTTAGCTTACCTGCCGCCTATGGAAGCACAGGTAATAGATCAGAAGGGAATGCCAGCATGTTGGCTGCCTTTGGGGGTAGCATTGTTGATACGGACCACATTAGGCGAGAAAAGAGTGTGGTTGCCTGTGTTTTTGAAGTTATTGTAGGGACTACGGATAGTGCTCGAAACAAAGCAAGGCATGCCGGTAAACAACCAGCTGAATCCTCAAACTCGAGGCCAGTCACACCTTCTCCGGCTCAAAATCCCATACACGAAGAGCCGTTCGACCACGAGTATATACACCAAGAAAATGCGCAATACCCTAATCATCCTTACCAATATTACGACCCGAATTATGACGAACCATACCCTTATGAATATAATCACAACTTTGAACAGCGTTCCGATCAACATTCTATATACCCACCTCCATCACATACACAAATATACGTTCCACCACCAGAAACTGAAGGTCAAACAGAACTCAGTGAAAAAGAACAACTCAGGAGAGCAGAACAGAGACTTCTTCCTAGCCAGCCCCCAGATTTCcaagcatcatcatcgtcatcatcggCTGCAGCAAGGGGCAACCCTGGGCCATCTGCACCTAATCCAGCCGATGAAGATCTTTACACCGCCGACGGTTTGCCGCCTAGTAACCCCAGGCCCCTTGCGTCTCATCCGGTTGACCCGTCAAATCCGCACGTAAGCGAATCTCCACCTGCTGGCCCCTCAGCCCCCAGTCTCTCGGATCTCACACCGCATGCCTCACACGCCTCGCACGCCACAGACGATAAACAAGAACTTGAACGTCAAAGACTCCTAGCTGAAGCAAGCGCGCCCTCAGAGTTTCCCGAGTTGGAAGAAGAGGGCGAGAGTAGCCGACAGGGTGCTGCTGCTTCGGCACCGCATGACCATGAACCTTCGGCGCCGATATTTCACGAAGAAGACGAATATGGAAGCGGGTATGCACATCAGGATTTTGAGGGAACATCGTCGGGTCATGAAGCTTTACCGCCGAGATATGAGAGGTGATTTGGGAATGTATGTGAATAAGAGCTTTTGTACTTGTAAATACCCATGGACGGTgaaagggggaagggagaggaggttgAAACAGCGAGAGACTATTAGAAGctatgccatgccatgccatgctaTGCAGCGCTTGAGGGAGACTTTCCAAGAAAGCTGCTAGCAGACGatttaaatgaatatataatatccaAAATTTTAACTACTAAGATACATCACATTATCCATCAATTgtcacctacctacctgcctgCCTAGGTTAATATCTATGCATTGTTAATCCCCCAGTCATTATTGTGTGTAGAAAATGGCCAGACACCTGTGACTATTTCTAGAAATACCGTCCATGTTAGGATGAAGATCCCAAATACCGTGCATTAGCCTTGAAAATACACATATCCATCTCCGGGAGATTTGTAACTGGAATTATGCATCTTCTACTCGATCCTTTAGTGTCATCATTTTCACTAGACAGGAACAAATagagaaagatataaaggttattcattcataaattttcatttcttggTTTTTAATCTAGCCATTCTCTTCTAGCTCTAACTTGCAGCGCGGGATACAGAAAGGAGAAACAGTAAGTCGTCGTTTCCGACTACCACATTGATCGATGCGTATTACAGCGAGCGAACGTGCAAAATGGTTTCGTAGCTTGAAAGTTATTTTGCGCCTCCTAACACCCCGTCCCCCAGAAATTCAACAAATGTAAAAGCAGATAAATCACCACAGGCCCCCCGTTACTTTTGAGCTAATTCCCTCCACCAACGTTTGAGTTTACGAGCACTTCGTATACTCAATTTATGCCTTGAGCTTCATTGGTGGTGTACCGAGTCCATTGCGGTTACGGAAGAAGAATACCTTCTTGCCCTCACCTTCAGCACCCTCAGATGGCTCGACCCACTGGCACCAACGAGCGCTGGACCACAAGCTCTTCAAAAATCCAAGGGATCCGCCTCGAACATCGGCTCTGTAGTGACGACCCATGATAGGCTTGATGGCCTCGGTAGCCTCATCGGCGTGGTAGAAAGGAATGGTGCTGACGTAGTGGTGAAGAACGTGGGTCTCGATGATACCGTGAAGAAGAGTGCGTCCGATGAATCCGAATTCACGATCGATGGTTGCTGCGGCTCCACGAACATAGTTCCAGCTCTCGCCAGAGTAGTGAGGAAGAGTTGGGTCGGTGTGTTGGAGGAAGGTGATAGCAACAAGCCAGTGGTTTACCCAGAGGTATGGAATGAAGTACCAGATAGCCATGTTGTAAAATCCGTATGTCTTGCTAAGCATGATAAGGACAGCGGCGGTGATGGCGATACCGAGATCACTCAACAAGATCAATTTGGCATCCTTAGCTTCATAAAGAGGACTGGCTGGGTTGAAGTGACTGACGGTCCAGAAACTGTTGACCTTACCCTTTCCACGACCCTCATGTTGACGCTCATGGTTGTTGTGACCGGTGACGTTCATGAATAAGTACAAAGGCCAGCCAGCAAGTTGTTGTCCGATGGAGTGAATAAGAGTTGCGATTGGAGTCTCCTCGGTGAGCTCGTGAAGCTCATGAACGAACTTGCCGACGCGGGTAGCATAATCTTGACGGGTCTTTGGAACGAAAACCATATCACGCTCCATGTTGCCAGTAGCTTTGTGATGCTTGCCGTGAGAGATCTTCCATGAAAAGTATGGGACGAGAAGAGCAGAGTGGCAGATCCACCCAGTTGTATCGTTCAAGACCTTTGAAGTCGAGAAAGATTGATGGCCACACTCATGAGCAAGAACCCAGAGACCAGTACCAAACAAACCCTGAACAACGGTGTATAAAGCCCACAGCACAGCGCGCGCTGGAGTTGAGGGAACGTTTTCTGGTGTAAGGTATttgttgaagaggaagaatgtGGTGGCTAAGCTGGCAATATCGCGAGCAACATAAGCCAAACCCCTTACTCCAGATCGCTCGTAACAATGCTTTGGAATTGCGTTACGGATGTCATTGACGGTATAATCTGGAAGCTCAAATTCGTTTCCGTAAGTATCGATGAGTTTGCCATATGGCTTGGTGCTCTTAACATCTTCGCCTAGAGATGACATAGATGACAGAGAAGTAGACGAGGGGGATTGTCTTGGGGTATCATTGGGGGAACCGGCAGCTGTCGAGGGAGCTGATTCGGCAGTGGAGGAGGTCACCGTTCTTTGAACGGCGGTGCGCTTTGGGAGAGCAGTGGTAGAGGCCATGGTGTTGTAATTTTTGTAGACTCGAAATtaagagaaaaagaatgagaattcGAAGGAAATTATCACTTCGATGTTCGAGGCAATAGGGAGTGACAAGATTGTAGCCGTCTGAAGTGAATCGACCAAATTTGTTGAGGTTTTGGTGGGATAGAATTAAAGAAGGCTCAACGATAAATTCTAGGAGTATTTGTTAGCTTCCGAACGCTTTCTAATCGGGTCGAATGCTAGAGGCATCTACTTACCAACTTTCGTACACACTCCTCAAGATGTGTATTAGGTTTTGTGAAGAGGTTGGAGAGCAAGTGGTAAGatggaggagggaaagaattTGGACTTataagagggagagggagagggagagggagagggagagggggtggTTTAAGAAAAGGAATGGAGGGATGAATTGAGAGAGTGGTGGAGTGAGTGGTGGAGTACCTAGATACCTAGTAAAAGACTAAAAGTAAGTATGGGAGGGATGTTCACACGTCGCTTGGCCCTAAAGGTctaaagaagagagaagagaaaaaaaaaaagaatgagaTATTTCTCCGTAGCGCTTTCCTATTGACTGTTATGGACCAGTCATTCTCCCTCAAATAACTGCAAGATTCCAGATTGAACAAGGGACGGGAAAGGGCCAAGGAGGGGCCAGCATATGGATTAGGATGATTACGGAGTGCCCAAGTATAAAATGTCAAATCCTCAGATCTACGCAAGTGTAATGATAAAAGGCAAAAGTCACTAGAAAATATtcaggaggaggaggaggaggaggagtcTGCTACGTGCAATCGATCAATACGGTCGAATCTGAGTAGACACTTTCTTGAAATGCGTTCTATGCTTGCTTCGTACTGCATCTGTGCGctttatatatgtatggaGTACACGAGACACGATGTCTGGCTACTTTGCTACAATCCCTTCTACTTCCAGACATTCTCTTGTGTTTTGGTTGTTAAAACAAGTAGATATGGAGAAATCGATGTGAGAGTCCAATTATCTTGATTCGATTGccaccacccacccaccacaACAACTCGTTAAGAACGTAAGACATGGGAAAGGGGCCGTGAAGATCTTATCATGATATCCATAACGCATATCCATTTGGCTATCGTATGGTGGGGTTTGTTACAATCCATCTCAATTTGCAGAACCgttttttgttgttgagtTTCAGTGGAGAATGAGAGATGCCGAGTTTTCTTGCACGTTTGTTGTTCAGACACATCAAAGCAAATCCCGAAGACAACGAGGCAACGAGGCAACGAGAGGACGAGAAAGGATTACTCAAGAAGATCTCCCACGGAGTAATTATCTGGTGATATCTCGTACCACCCTCCTCTACAGCAATATCCAACtgttcttcctccttccaaGTTTCCGCCCCTCACCTTGTCCCTCCCTCTTCGATAACGGACATTCCGATGGACTTGAAGCTCACGCCACCCATCTCTCGGTTCCGTCGTGGAGAACCCTTGACAGGTAGGCCGTTCGTTTCAAAGCGCTCTAGTGCATGTACATGGCTAGCAGAGAGAACGAGAGACAGAGCATTCATTCTGTGGGGACACGGACACGATGAGTTGGTTGTGCTAATTACTTACTCACCGCTAGAGCACTTCCGGAGGATACAGATCAATGGCACAGTGGCACGCACAGTGGCTCACCCAGCTCAGCGTAGAAGGCTTGAATGGTGTCGGCACAACATTCATTCAGCTTGTGTAAGAACAGCCCGATCAATGTACGCCCACACATATACTGCACACCCAGACACGCAAGAAGGGTTCGTTCTACCTCATAGGCTCAATCTTCGCATAGCGATTTCGGCCTGTTTCGCATCCTCACATGCATCAAAAGTACCATGTTCTTCATACAGACGCAAACACGTTCTAGGAATATTGTGAACGGAAAGAGCAAAATTGGTTGCCCGTTTCACACAGAGACTCCTGCCATTTGGCCTACGAACGGAAAGCTGTTTTGATGTTACAGCCGACCAATCACACCATTGCCATATAGAGTTCCCCCTTGTATTGTCATGCATGGCATATCGAGCATTCTCAAGCTTGCAGAAAAGGGTTCGAGACTAAACCCCATTCGTCAATTTACCCGAAAAGATTTCCCCAACAAATTTGAGGACCCAtgtattctattttttttgttgGGGCTTGAAAACGAATGATCGCTACAAGGGTGGAAGAGGGTCGAAGACTCGAAAGAGTTCAAATCCTGTGGGAAAAAGATGCCAAATGTCATGCCTTGCTGTGTGTGCTATGGCGTgccataccatccataccatccacATCATCTCCCGAGAGTCtgccttccttccttcttcactAACTACCTAGCACTCCGAACTTGGATCGATCTAAACCTCGGTATCTTGTTTCGCATTACGCTGCGAGGGAGTAGACGAAGAAGTTGATGGAAGCATGTGCAAATGAGAACCTCCCTCCCCCGTCCCGAGCCTGATCCGCGGTTGAAGACTCAAAGTAGCGATTTGGAATATCTTTCAAGAGAATCCATATGTTTGGGCGATTCGACAAACCCCCTGAGTTACAAGTTCGGCTATCACCTCGAAGTATATCCACATCACCGCAAATCTTCTTTTGCCACTCATCAATTTTGGGTCTGGCCATGTGGAGTTTACATGCTATCAAAACATTTGATGGCAAATGGATCTATCTGTACATGTTTCACTAACGCTATCACGCATGGAGTTGGCTTCAGGCTGGCGTTTACAGCTTGTATCAAGCTTACAAAATCAAGCTTACAAAATCGAGAGAGTATATCGATATTACAGCCTGCTATATATGTGGCATTTCACACGTTCAGGATTCAACTATTTACCGCATTGACAACCCTTCGGCAGAATGGCTACATTCGCTCGACAGACATATGGCGTAGATTCTTAAAAGTCGATTCGATCAAATTGCACGTGCTAAATTACCCAGTGTGGTTAAGACATGCATTTCAAAGTAAACCTCGAGATCCTCCATTCGTACAAATCTTCACATGAGCTAAGTAGACATACAATTCTTGAACTTCTACCCCTGATATATCAAACGTGTTCTTCGATTTGCGAAAGAGAGGGCGTGTAATTGCACAATTCTACAATATTTTGAAACGCCCATTCCCATGCAGTCATTCCCAATGTGGTGTTTGTACAACGAGTAGTCTTGCTACGCGGCTGACGTTGCGCCAAataatcttcattatcatatcTATTTTGGCCACTTCTTCCATCCACGACCATGACCTCTCTGCGATATTCATTAGTAGCCGAACATTAATTTGGGTTGATGTAGGAAGACGAACCTCTTTCCATGTCTGGATCATCTGTGGCATCTCCAACATagcctttcttctcttctccaatcTGTTGCAAATCGTGAATTAGTAAACGTATCAAAAAATGCAAGACCAAAGCTTCGACCAATCCATCAAATGCGAGAGCAAAACATACCTCGACTTCAATGTTCTCTCGGATTCCTTTCCCTTGACTCTCTGTCCAACACCAGTACCCTTTACCCTCAGtccattctccatcctcttGCGTAATTTCTCCTCAGTACTCTTTACAGAGAGTGGTAAAAGTTCCTCTACTCCATGTTGCCTTGCAAGTTTGCACAAATCTGCTTGTCGTCTGAGGGAAAACACTGGATCATGCCACTTCCCAGTAACTGGATGCTTGTGAGGTCTGAATGGCGATGTCGCCTCTGTAATTGCTGGGTGCGTAGCTTGATCCAAAGTTTCCTCGATCTTCAAGGTAGCCTTGCTGACAGCTTCTGATGTCGCCGCATCTGAAGTTGTGTTGACAGCGTTGGCCTGTGGGAGAATGGCTTGAGGTGGATAACGGGCGAAAAATCTCTGCAGCTGCGGTGGCAGCGATTGCGCAAGCTTCACATATTGAACGGGCTTCAGCATCTTGATTGTCGCAAAAGGCTGAGATTTCGAGATGTTGTCGATGTCGAAATAAAATTCATGATTGGTGATTATGTAAGCTGAAGTCTTTTGGTTGCCTCGACTCTTCAGCCTTGTCTTTGATATTCAGTCTTCAAAGTTATTTTGTCTTGCGCCAACTCTTTTGCAGGTTTCAATCTTCGGAAATTTGTTAAGCTATAGATATTATCCGATTTTGAGACATCTATTCTACCTCTCATATTTCCGGTCATGGCCTCAAATGGATACTCAAATAGCGCTGATGCAGTACCGCCGCCCCCGAGCGATAACGATGGAAGACCACCAtcccctccacctccacctccagaTTCATTCGTCCCTCCACCACCCCCAAGCTCATTAgctcctccccctcctccttccAGCGAtcttccaccacctcctccctccGAGTTACTACCTCCTCCCCCAGAacccaaaaagaagaaaggctGGGGAGCTCCAAAACCAGGTCCACTGAGCATcgaagatattttgaagaagaagaaagaggcaGACGAGGCCGCAGCTAAGGTATGTAGTTTTTCCCTTTCACATGAAGCTGGCAGCCATGTTCACAATACATGTCTAGTATTTCCTGGGATCAATACTGATTATATGAAACCACAGCCTAAATTTCTATCAAAAGCTGCTCGAGAGAAACTGGCTCTTGAGAAAAGAGCAAAAGAGGTCGAAGAACAAAAGCGGAAGCGTGAAGCAGAACAGGATAACCGGATATCTATAGGAAGTGtcaatggaaatggaaacggATATGGATCTGCTGCGAATGGTCGAGATGGTTATGAACGATCATATCAGCAGGAAAATGGGCGTCGAGAATCCTCTTTTGTGCCCACTGGGCCTCGAGCTATGCGGAATAGCCAGCAAAGTCGATCTAGTAGTGATAAGCCGAACGATATGGAGCCACCGCCAAAACCAGCTAAATCGGCTGCTGCAGGTACGGGTAAAGCTTCGGTAGCTGGCGAGAAACGACCCGCGAACGCGGAAGATCTTCAAGCTGCTCTAATAAAAACGCGATACATGGGCGCCGAAACGAATCAGTCGACATTTTCCGCGAAGAAGAAACGTAGAAGGACGACAGAGAAGAAGTTTAACTTTGAGTGGAATGCCGAGGAGGATACTAGCCCAGATTATAACCCTATTTACCAAAATCGCGCGGAAGCAGGTCTATATGGTCGAGGTAGATTGGGTGGTTTTGCTGAAGACGAAGGAGCAACTCTGAAATATGCAAAAGCTTTGGAAGAACGAGATGCGGAGGCTGGAGGCGCGCGTGCAAGAGAAAttgtggaaatggagaggcggaggaaagaagatgccGGCAGGAACTCACTTGACAAACATTGGAgtgagaagaaattggaacaTATGCGAGAACGAGATTG is part of the Botrytis cinerea B05.10 chromosome 1, complete sequence genome and harbors:
- the Bcmrpl25 gene encoding Bcmrpl25 encodes the protein MLKPVQYVKLAQSLPPQLQRFFARYPPQAILPQANAVNTTSDAATSEAVSKATLKIEETLDQATHPAITEATSPFRPHKHPVTGKWHDPVFSLRRQADLCKLARQHGVEELLPLSVKSTEEKLRKRMENGLRVKGTGVGQRVKGKESERTLKSRLEKRRKAMLEMPQMIQTWKERGHGRGWKKWPK
- the Bcprp28 gene encoding Bcprp28 yields the protein MASNGYSNSADAVPPPPSDNDGRPPSPPPPPPDSFVPPPPPSSLAPPPPPSSDLPPPPPSELLPPPPEPKKKKGWGAPKPGPLSIEDILKKKKEADEAAAKYFLGSILII
- the Bcrim8 gene encoding Bcrim8, which codes for MCANATSTAQSSPTASTGRSLFSRLTAPLKSRTRNLADFHIEPLEPHRRYAPGDLVRGAVVLTVVKPVRITHLTVCLHGFIHVYKNANGANEPLPDTVTYASGNPMKSQYFGNGYCSLFQDEVILCGEGRLDAGVYRFNFELEFPTKGIPTSVDFERGTISYQISSTITRPTTIAATSMCERKVELVERVDVGPLGPPRPRTISLEPISRRAKRKKSIKPKDQPPSREHADTRSISDTTEATSPRPDDSASQVDMHDNQMQPRSPAQSDVQSTFSTDSTISSSTGLSFRLGPVPSSARSARDSQGNSSNSLDDKTITATIELLKSGCLPGDYLPVKITVQHTKAIKSMHGIIITFYRQGRIDSSPPLSLFKDIKGKEAERLKHEEYYPKSKTGLGGLSLSSAGSTSVFRKDLSQTFAPLIVDPSTLTAHVTASIRVPEDCFPTISGVPGQMVNFKYQVEVVVDLGGKLAGQQRHVPRIGTVSLPAAYGSTGNRSEGNASMLAAFGGSIVDTDHIRREKSVVACVFEVIVGTTDSARNKARHAGKQPAESSNSRPVTPSPAQNPIHEEPFDHEYIHQENAQYPNHPYQYYDPNYDEPYPYEYNHNFEQRSDQHSIYPPPSHTQIYVPPPETEGQTELSEKEQLRRAEQRLLPSQPPDFQASSSSSSAAARGNPGPSAPNPADEDLYTADGLPPSNPRPLASHPVDPSNPHVSESPPAGPSAPSLSDLTPHASHASHATDDKQELERQRLLAEASAPSEFPELEEEGESSRQGAAASAPHDHEPSAPIFHEEDEYGSGYAHQDFEGTSSGHEALPPRYER